Proteins from a genomic interval of Caulobacter rhizosphaerae:
- a CDS encoding DUF6445 family protein, with the protein MGQRTDLEADGERAGSKRRTTIEPHLLYVGHEKVPVLIVDNYVADLDAIVSQARALSPYPQATGPYPGERHFIAPGDSLMADYIGPMLDSLAPIIGDAFDADILGATSASFSRVTTRPEKLTRYQSHPHFDDTSGKMIAILHYLTPTMGTALYRHRATGLERITQDKLDYYLASIRHLGVRESYICGSNEEYEMTAEITGRRGRIAVYPSNALHSGMIPPDHFTDVGCRERLTANVFIRLV; encoded by the coding sequence GTGGGGCAGCGGACTGATCTGGAGGCCGACGGCGAACGGGCAGGCTCGAAAAGGCGGACGACAATCGAACCACACCTGCTCTATGTCGGACACGAAAAAGTGCCGGTCCTGATTGTCGACAACTATGTCGCCGACCTTGACGCGATTGTCAGTCAGGCGCGCGCGCTGTCTCCCTATCCGCAAGCGACAGGCCCATACCCAGGTGAGCGCCATTTCATCGCGCCAGGCGACAGCCTGATGGCTGACTACATCGGTCCCATGCTGGACAGCTTGGCGCCCATTATCGGCGACGCCTTCGACGCAGACATTTTGGGGGCCACATCGGCGTCCTTCTCAAGGGTCACGACGCGCCCCGAAAAGCTCACGAGGTATCAGAGCCACCCGCATTTTGATGACACCAGTGGCAAGATGATCGCCATTCTGCACTACCTGACCCCCACCATGGGCACTGCCCTCTACCGCCATCGCGCCACCGGATTGGAGCGAATAACCCAAGATAAGCTCGACTATTATTTGGCGTCGATACGACATCTTGGGGTTCGAGAAAGCTATATATGCGGATCAAATGAGGAATATGAAATGACCGCGGAGATCACTGGGCGCCGTGGTAGAATTGCCGTTTACCCAAGCAATGCTCTTCATTCAGGAATGATTCCCCCAGACCACTTCACGGACGTGGGTTGCCGGGAGCGGCTGACTGCGAACGTCTTCATTCGCCTTGTATAG
- a CDS encoding feruloyl-CoA synthase yields MDGTSETHAPFRDARYAPRALEVERRGDVLILSNPTPYSRTVQTVTAPLIRWASQTPHRIWLAERPGEHGEGAAGWRTVTYAEAADQVARLAGGLAGLGLSRGKPLLILARNGIDNALVGYAAMSLGAPIAPVSPQYGLKGADLSRLAFAVERLKPAAVYVDDAEAFAEALAAPFLAGLPVIASRNVRDSDVAFEALQDSPPQPPVCRPDDVAKLLLTSGSTGQPKAVICTHANIALNAAQIAACYEDPDPPVLVNSAPWSHSLGANAILHMVLHRGGSLYIDAGQPLAGRFDETVRNLREVATTYHNMVPAGWGLLVAELERDPALAAKFFEKVRVLQYGGASMAQSILDRVQAVALRTIGCRVTFAAGYGATETGPTACNIHWLNARSGMVGLPTPGTAVKLVPVLDGPADKFEIRVKGPQVSPGYLDMPQASAAAFDEDGFYRLGDAARLADRLDPAAGLVFDGRLVENFKLASGAFVVAGALRVAAVSAIAGAVSDAVVCGEGREGVGLMLFLDPKACLRIGDPKAVKAAIRAGLERLNGLAKGGGKVTRALILDGAPDAASGELTDKGYINQALARERRPAELARLFAEEPDDGVMVFA; encoded by the coding sequence ATGGATGGGACGTCAGAGACCCACGCGCCGTTTCGCGACGCCCGCTACGCGCCCCGCGCGCTGGAGGTCGAGCGGCGCGGCGATGTCCTGATCCTGAGCAACCCCACCCCCTATTCCCGCACCGTCCAGACGGTGACCGCGCCGCTGATCCGCTGGGCGTCGCAAACCCCGCACCGGATCTGGCTGGCCGAGCGGCCCGGTGAGCACGGCGAGGGCGCGGCGGGGTGGCGGACCGTGACCTACGCCGAGGCCGCCGACCAGGTTGCGCGCCTGGCCGGCGGCTTGGCGGGACTGGGCCTGTCGCGCGGCAAGCCCTTGCTGATCCTGGCCCGCAACGGGATCGACAACGCCCTGGTCGGCTACGCCGCCATGAGCCTGGGCGCGCCGATCGCGCCGGTGTCGCCGCAGTATGGCCTGAAGGGCGCGGACCTCTCCCGCCTGGCCTTCGCGGTCGAGCGGCTGAAGCCGGCGGCGGTCTATGTCGACGACGCCGAGGCCTTCGCCGAGGCCCTGGCCGCGCCGTTCCTGGCCGGCCTGCCGGTGATCGCCAGCCGCAATGTGCGGGACAGCGACGTGGCCTTCGAGGCCCTCCAGGACTCGCCGCCCCAGCCGCCCGTCTGCCGACCCGACGACGTCGCCAAGCTGCTGCTGACCTCGGGCTCGACGGGCCAGCCGAAGGCGGTGATCTGCACCCACGCCAACATCGCCCTCAACGCCGCCCAGATCGCCGCCTGCTACGAGGATCCCGACCCGCCGGTGCTGGTCAATTCGGCGCCCTGGAGCCACAGCCTGGGCGCCAACGCCATCCTGCACATGGTGCTGCACCGGGGCGGGAGTCTCTACATCGACGCCGGCCAGCCGCTGGCTGGCCGGTTCGACGAGACGGTGCGCAACCTGCGCGAGGTGGCCACGACCTATCACAACATGGTCCCGGCCGGCTGGGGCCTGCTGGTCGCCGAGCTGGAACGCGACCCGGCCCTGGCGGCCAAGTTCTTCGAGAAGGTGAGGGTGCTGCAGTACGGCGGGGCGTCGATGGCCCAGTCGATCCTCGACCGGGTCCAGGCCGTGGCCCTGCGGACGATCGGCTGCCGGGTGACCTTCGCGGCCGGTTACGGCGCCACCGAGACTGGCCCGACCGCCTGCAACATCCACTGGCTGAACGCCCGCTCCGGCATGGTCGGCCTGCCCACCCCCGGCACGGCGGTCAAGCTGGTCCCGGTCCTCGACGGCCCGGCCGACAAGTTCGAGATCCGCGTGAAGGGCCCACAGGTCTCGCCCGGCTATCTGGACATGCCGCAGGCCTCGGCGGCGGCCTTCGACGAGGACGGCTTCTACCGGCTGGGCGACGCGGCCAGGCTGGCCGACCGGCTGGATCCGGCGGCTGGTCTGGTGTTCGACGGGCGGCTGGTCGAGAACTTCAAGCTGGCCAGCGGCGCCTTCGTCGTCGCCGGCGCCCTGCGGGTGGCGGCGGTGTCGGCGATCGCCGGCGCGGTATCGGACGCGGTGGTCTGCGGCGAGGGGCGCGAGGGCGTGGGACTGATGCTGTTCCTCGACCCCAAGGCCTGCTTGCGGATCGGCGACCCGAAGGCGGTGAAGGCGGCGATCCGGGCCGGCCTGGAGCGTCTGAACGGCCTGGCCAAGGGCGGCGGCAAGGTGACCCGCGCCCTGATCCTGGACGGCGCGCCCGACGCGGCCTCGGGCGAGCTGACCGACAAGGGCTACATCAACCAGGCCCTGGCGCGCGAGCGACGGCCGGCCGAGCTGGCGCGGCTGTTCGCCGAGGAGCCGGACGACGGGGTGATGGTGTTTGCTTGA
- a CDS encoding ATP-binding protein: MIRLRARLHIPRPIKRWLPTSLFGRSLLIIVLPVAVMQIAVTWAFFDAHWDTVTSRLSEGLAGDVAWAVESYKDDPSPAALDRLAERAQDSMDLSIALQKGKSLPAGKRNSLFRVVDRSLNRALSDRLDAPFWFDASGDHYPAHVDIRVKVPQGVLRIIAPRDRAFATQGHIFILWIVGATLLLTAVAILFIRNQVRAIERLADAADAFGRGIDQAAFKPHGAREVRQAAQAFLAMKARIQRHIEQRTALLASVSHDLRTPLTRLKLEIALAEPSPQLEAMARDLSEMEHMIDEYLAFARGEGGEEARQVLLRPLIEGVCEGAVRSGAKVELSIGDDLTAILRPNAFKRALANLIDNAAAHGETVRVSSTAAPAGGVWIFVDDDGPGIPEDRHEEAFRPFNRLDESRNQNEKGVGLGLAIARDMARGLGGELTLQKSPMGGLRAVLRLPG, translated from the coding sequence ATGATCCGCCTTCGCGCCCGCCTGCACATTCCCCGCCCGATCAAGCGGTGGCTGCCGACCTCGCTGTTCGGCCGCAGCCTGCTGATCATCGTCCTGCCGGTGGCGGTGATGCAGATCGCCGTCACCTGGGCGTTCTTCGACGCCCACTGGGACACAGTCACCAGCCGCCTGTCGGAGGGACTGGCCGGCGATGTCGCGTGGGCGGTCGAGAGCTACAAGGATGATCCCTCGCCCGCCGCCCTCGACAGGCTGGCCGAGCGCGCCCAGGACTCGATGGACCTGTCGATCGCGCTGCAGAAGGGCAAGAGCTTGCCGGCCGGCAAGCGCAACTCGCTGTTCCGGGTGGTGGACCGCTCGCTGAACCGCGCCCTGTCCGACCGCCTGGACGCGCCCTTCTGGTTCGACGCCAGCGGCGACCACTATCCGGCCCATGTCGATATCCGGGTGAAGGTGCCGCAGGGCGTCCTGCGGATCATCGCCCCGCGCGACAGGGCCTTCGCCACCCAGGGCCACATCTTCATCCTGTGGATCGTCGGGGCCACCCTGCTGCTGACCGCCGTGGCCATCCTGTTCATCCGCAACCAGGTGCGGGCCATCGAGCGGCTGGCGGACGCCGCCGACGCCTTCGGGCGCGGCATCGACCAGGCCGCCTTCAAGCCGCACGGTGCGCGCGAGGTGCGCCAGGCGGCCCAGGCCTTCCTGGCCATGAAGGCCCGCATCCAGCGCCACATCGAACAGCGCACCGCCCTGCTGGCCAGCGTCAGCCACGACCTGCGCACGCCCCTGACCCGCCTGAAGCTGGAGATCGCCCTGGCCGAGCCCAGCCCGCAGTTGGAGGCCATGGCGCGGGACCTCTCCGAAATGGAGCACATGATCGACGAGTACCTGGCGTTCGCCCGCGGCGAAGGGGGCGAGGAGGCCCGCCAGGTGCTGCTGCGGCCGCTGATCGAGGGGGTGTGCGAGGGCGCGGTCCGGTCGGGGGCCAAGGTCGAGCTGTCGATCGGCGACGACCTGACGGCCATCCTGCGGCCCAACGCCTTCAAGCGGGCCTTGGCCAACCTGATCGATAACGCCGCCGCCCATGGCGAGACCGTACGGGTCTCGTCCACCGCCGCCCCGGCCGGCGGGGTATGGATCTTCGTCGACGACGACGGCCCCGGCATCCCCGAGGACCGCCACGAGGAAGCCTTCCGCCCGTTCAACCGCCTGGACGAGTCGCGGAACCAGAACGAGAAGGGCGTCGGCCTGGGCTTGGCCATAGCCCGCGACATGGCCCGGGGACTGGGCGGAGAGCTGACGCTGCAGAAGTCGCCGATGGGGGGCCTCAGGGCGGTGCTGCGGTTACCGGGCTAA
- a CDS encoding acetolactate synthase large subunit translates to MNGADALITTLADNGVTACFANPGTSEMQFVAALDREPRMRSVLCLFEGVATGAADGYGRMTGTPACTLLHLGPGYANGAANLHNARRAFTPVVNIIGDHAVGHRQYDAPLNSDIAALAAPNSLWVKSADSADAVGPLAAEAVAASLGAPGGGACLILPADSAWNATAVAGPVVGRPRFGVPDPVAVAAAAKAVKAAAKPVLLLGSGACGEAAIAAAGRIAAAGVRVLTDTFTARQARGEGRFQPDKLPYFGEQALKDLEGVDLMVLVATTEPVAFFAYPDRPSVLVPDGCATLTLSDRSTDAAAALEALAELLGAPATGAVESYAPPPAPAGKLDAWAMGAAIARHMPAGAIISDDSVTAGLPIFTQTRNARAHDWLSLTGGAIGQGIPLAVGAAVACPDRKVLSLNGDGAAMYTVQGLWTIARERLDVTVVVFANHAYRILGIEMGRTGGGEPGPAASRLLDLGDPRIDWVSVTSGLGVAAERVETAEAFDEAMARAMREPGPRLIEAAMR, encoded by the coding sequence ATGAACGGCGCCGACGCCCTGATCACCACCCTGGCCGACAACGGCGTCACCGCCTGCTTCGCCAATCCTGGCACCAGCGAGATGCAGTTCGTCGCGGCTCTCGATCGCGAGCCGCGCATGCGCAGCGTGCTGTGCCTGTTCGAGGGCGTGGCGACCGGCGCGGCCGACGGCTACGGACGGATGACCGGGACGCCGGCCTGCACCCTGCTGCATCTGGGCCCAGGTTACGCCAATGGCGCGGCCAACCTGCACAACGCCCGCCGGGCCTTCACGCCGGTCGTCAACATCATCGGCGACCACGCCGTCGGCCACCGCCAGTACGACGCGCCGCTGAACTCCGACATCGCCGCCCTGGCCGCGCCCAATTCGCTGTGGGTCAAGTCGGCCGACAGCGCCGACGCGGTCGGGCCGCTGGCGGCCGAGGCGGTGGCCGCCAGCCTCGGCGCGCCCGGCGGCGGCGCCTGCCTGATCCTGCCCGCTGACAGCGCCTGGAACGCGACCGCCGTCGCGGGACCGGTGGTGGGGCGTCCCCGCTTCGGCGTCCCCGATCCCGTCGCGGTCGCCGCTGCGGCCAAGGCTGTGAAGGCCGCGGCCAAGCCCGTCTTGCTGCTGGGCAGCGGCGCGTGCGGCGAGGCGGCGATCGCCGCCGCCGGGCGGATCGCCGCGGCCGGCGTGCGCGTCCTGACCGACACCTTCACCGCTCGCCAGGCGCGCGGCGAGGGCCGCTTCCAGCCCGACAAGCTGCCCTATTTCGGCGAGCAGGCCCTGAAGGACCTGGAGGGCGTCGACCTGATGGTGCTGGTCGCCACCACCGAGCCCGTGGCCTTCTTCGCCTATCCCGACCGACCCAGCGTGCTGGTCCCCGACGGCTGCGCGACCCTGACGCTCAGTGACCGGAGTACCGATGCAGCCGCCGCGCTTGAGGCCCTTGCAGAGCTGCTGGGCGCCCCGGCGACGGGCGCAGTCGAGTCCTACGCGCCACCGCCGGCCCCGGCCGGCAAGCTGGACGCCTGGGCCATGGGCGCGGCGATCGCCCGCCACATGCCGGCCGGCGCGATCATCTCGGACGACTCGGTGACGGCCGGCCTGCCGATCTTCACCCAGACCCGAAACGCCCGGGCCCACGACTGGCTGTCCCTGACCGGCGGGGCGATCGGCCAGGGCATTCCGCTGGCCGTCGGCGCGGCCGTGGCCTGCCCTGACCGCAAGGTGCTGAGCCTGAACGGCGACGGCGCCGCGATGTACACCGTCCAGGGCCTATGGACGATCGCCCGTGAGCGGCTGGACGTGACCGTGGTGGTGTTCGCCAACCACGCCTACCGTATCTTGGGCATCGAGATGGGCCGCACCGGCGGCGGCGAACCGGGACCGGCCGCGTCGCGGCTGCTGGACCTCGGCGATCCCCGCATCGACTGGGTCTCGGTGACGAGCGGGCTGGGCGTCGCGGCCGAGCGGGTCGAGACGGCGGAGGCGTTCGACGAGGCGATGGCGCGGGCGATGCGGGAACCGGGACCGCGCCTTATCGAAGCGGCGATGCGGTAG